The Epinephelus lanceolatus isolate andai-2023 chromosome 1, ASM4190304v1, whole genome shotgun sequence genome has a window encoding:
- the LOC117256321 gene encoding uncharacterized protein LOC117256321 produces the protein MLSEMMCRRHCQQQLHQQQDGQEAPQRDPSSRRKHGWTKSCRGRLQGRRTGGGGWPRGRNHHHQHPQRHHPHYNHPRHFERPMMSLRPVNVKGNRARGMRAPKNTNQFLMHEKYQMLHMRSDSVGSDSGMSSDSDVELTDMDSYLGVLENARGALLDSPNPHGSTTPPGQILVLHEDSLHLHEDNLCLQRDNLRLQEDSMQYFPSEDDLIQSQNFMQRDFVEFCDILTP, from the coding sequence ATGCTATCTGAGATGATGTGCAGGAGACACTGCCAGCAACAGCTGCATCAGCAGCAAGATGGACAAGAGGCTCCGCAGAGGGACCCATCCAGCCGCAGGAAACACGGCTGGACCAAGAGCTGCAGGGGGCGCCTGCAGGGGCGGAGGACAGGAGGGGGAGGGTGGCCGAGAGGGCGcaatcaccaccaccagcacccTCAGCGTCATCATCCTCATTACAATCATCCCCGACATTTTGAGAGGCCGATGATGTCCCTTCGGCCCGTCAACGTCAAAGGAAACAGAGCGAGGGGGATGCGGGCCCCCAAGAACACCAACCAGTTTCTAATGCACGAGAAGTATCAGATGCTACACATGCGCTCCGACTCAGTGGGGAGCGACAGTGGCATGAGCTCAGACAGTGACGTGGAGCTCACAGACATGGACTCGTACCTGGGCGTCCTGGAGAATGCAAGAGGAGCCCTCTTGGACAGTCCCAACCCACATGGCTCAACAACGCCACCAGGACAGATCCTGGTACTGCACGAGGACAGTTTGCATCTGCACGAGGACAACCTGTGCTTGCAGCGGGACAATCTGCGTTTGCAGGAGGACAGCATGCAGTATTTCCCCTCTGAAGACGACCTGATTCAGAGCCAGAATTTCATGCAGAGGGACTTTGTTGAGTTCTGTGACATCCTGACACCCTAA